The DNA region ATTTTAAGAGGAGGTACGGCGCCGTGGATCTCAGTTGCAATGACAAGTTTACTCACGTGTTTATTTTCGGCGGCGATGGCACGCTTCTAGAGGCTATCAGGCGGTATCCTTGTGTTCTTGACTCGGTAGTTGTGCACTTGGGGCTTGGCAGGTTTAATTTCTATAGAAGTGCCCAGCTTACCATTCCCGTTGATGACGCTGTGAGGCGAGTTTTGGAAAACAACTACGACGTGTTGGAGCTGTCTACTCTTGACGCGGGGGGCTGTATCGCCCTGAACGAAGTTTCTGTATACAGAAGGGAGCCAGGTAAGATGCTCAACTTCGCTATCCGCACAGACGAGGGCGAGGTAGTGGGCCGAGCAGACGGGATCATTGTGTCGACGCCTCACGGGACTTCAGGCTATGTGGTTTCCACATTTGGACCGGTGGTGGACTACCGCGCCGATGTGATCGTGGTGTCTTTCGTAGCGCCGTACACCCTCTACCTCCGCCCCCTGGTGCTGGCCTCCAAAAGTGTCGAGATTGAGATAAATGAGGAGACCGTGCTGGTATGCGACGGAAGGGCCGCCTCTACTGGGCGTTATTTTAAAATTTCCAAGGGGCAAAGAAGGCTGAGACTGGCGGTGTTCGGCGAATTCCAGTTCCTGGACAGAGTGGCGGAGCGGCTGAGGAGCCTATGAGCGCGCCGTGTTTGGTCCTAGACGCCTCCGCCATACTCCACGGAAGGGACGCAAGAATTTTTTCTGGTAGGTTGCTCACCACTAGGGAGGTGGCTGAGGAGCTAAAAGATCCCCGGGCGCAGGCCGCCTTGGAGATCCTAGGTGTAGAGGTGGTGGAGGTGGACGGCAAGAAGGTGGATGAGATGGCAAGAAGATTTAAGGAGCTGTCGCGCGCGGACGTCTCTGTTCTTCTACTGGCGCTTGAGAGACGATGCACGTTGATAACAGACGACGGGAGGCTGGCGGCGGCGGCGAGAAGGCTGGGGATCCGCGTAGAGGGTGTTTTCTACAGGAGGTGATATAGATACGACCCTGCGGCGGCGGCGACGGGGATTGTCAAGTTGTCCTCGGGGCTGACCACGTCGGCTAACACAACCATCGCTGTTATGAGCAACGCGGCTCCCACGGGCGCCCCCGCCGCAACTAAGGCGAGGATATTTGCCAGCGCCCCCGCCGTAGTGCCCCAAAGCGATACTTTGCCTATTCTTCTGCCCCCCATCGCCGTCCCGGCGACGGCGCTGACGGCGTCGTAGACTCCGAGACTTATCAGCGCGGGCAGAAGGTGCCCTCTTCCAAAGATGGATTCAGCAATAAGGAACCCCACGGCACCCATCAGTATGCCGAGGTAGCCGTGCCTCTTTTCGTAGTCCCGTTCGGCCATGAGCACCAGTTCTTCAAACTGGCGGACGGCCTTGGCGTACTGCTCGCGGACGCCGGGTTTGTCTAGGGGAAGTAGTTGCTCTAGCCGCGTGAAGACGTCTTCTAGCGTCTTGAAAAAGTCTTCCCTTAACTGCTCCCACACCGCAGGCTGTCTTACTTGTATAGAGTAGACTACGCCGCCGATGAACGCGAGGATGGCCGTATACGTCTCTAGCGGAATGCCCACCACGAAGGGTAATGCCAGTAGCGCGACGAAGGCTACGTGGAACATCTTCCTGGCGGCCAGCCTCCTCAGCTCTTCTATTTGTGACACGGCTGGGTGTAAAAGCCAGCTTTTATACACTAAGTGGGCAGACTCCTATGACCACCCTAAGGTGTACGCCTCGTCTCAGCTCCTGGATTAATCTCCTATCCAGGTCAGCGGCGCTTTTGCCGGCTCTTATGGCAACGGTGGATTCGTCCACGTAAGTGCTCGTACGAACAACGATGCGCCAGGTCGAAGTTGGTGCCACGCGGGGGGTCTCTCCGGCGGCGTAGTCCCAGGCGGACCCTGTGCTGAGGATTACGACTACGACCCCCGGGGCGGTTAGTGCCTGTAGCACGTCTCGCCTCAACTCTCCTGCCGCCTTTTCGGCGCAACACGCCACTATGCAGTCCCCTCGCCTAGTGACGTAGGGGTCTTTGGTGATTTCTAGCGTCTTTCTGTTCGTAGCTGTTATGTTGGGGTGGCCTCTCGCCGTAAATACGTCGGCGGGAGACACGCCTCTTAGAACGTTCTCCAGGCATTCCTCGGCCTCGGTGGGCACTTTATTGCGGGGGCTTGTTTTTAAAACACCTATGTAACTTTCGCCATGGATGTGGAGAGCAGGCTATCCCTGATATTGAGGTATCCTGCCGAGGAGGTCATTACAGTGGAGGAGCTAAAAGAAATTCTCCAGGCCGGGTATAAGTTAAATCACTACATCGGCTTTGAAATAAGCGGGTTTATCCACATCGGCACTGGCGTGGTGAGCATGTCTAAGGTTGTCGACTTGCAGAAAGCGGGGGTGAGGAC from Pyrobaculum arsenaticum DSM 13514 includes:
- a CDS encoding NAD(+)/NADH kinase, which produces MVFAVYYRPDLREAAWDFKRRYGAVDLSCNDKFTHVFIFGGDGTLLEAIRRYPCVLDSVVVHLGLGRFNFYRSAQLTIPVDDAVRRVLENNYDVLELSTLDAGGCIALNEVSVYRREPGKMLNFAIRTDEGEVVGRADGIIVSTPHGTSGYVVSTFGPVVDYRADVIVVSFVAPYTLYLRPLVLASKSVEIEINEETVLVCDGRAASTGRYFKISKGQRRLRLAVFGEFQFLDRVAERLRSL
- a CDS encoding twitching motility protein PilT, producing MSAPCLVLDASAILHGRDARIFSGRLLTTREVAEELKDPRAQAALEILGVEVVEVDGKKVDEMARRFKELSRADVSVLLLALERRCTLITDDGRLAAAARRLGIRVEGVFYRR
- a CDS encoding DUF371 domain-containing protein codes for the protein MPTEAEECLENVLRGVSPADVFTARGHPNITATNRKTLEITKDPYVTRRGDCIVACCAEKAAGELRRDVLQALTAPGVVVVILSTGSAWDYAAGETPRVAPTSTWRIVVRTSTYVDESTVAIRAGKSAADLDRRLIQELRRGVHLRVVIGVCPLSV
- a CDS encoding diacylglycerol/polyprenol kinase family protein produces the protein MSQIEELRRLAARKMFHVAFVALLALPFVVGIPLETYTAILAFIGGVVYSIQVRQPAVWEQLREDFFKTLEDVFTRLEQLLPLDKPGVREQYAKAVRQFEELVLMAERDYEKRHGYLGILMGAVGFLIAESIFGRGHLLPALISLGVYDAVSAVAGTAMGGRRIGKVSLWGTTAGALANILALVAAGAPVGAALLITAMVVLADVVSPEDNLTIPVAAAAGSYLYHLL